Below is a genomic region from Escherichia ruysiae.
AAGCCCTCGGCACCGAGATCGCCAGCAGCGTGATCAACGGCATCTACGGCGATGAGATCCGCTCACGGATGGCGCGTCTGCAATGGGTGGAACCACGCCAGCTGGCGATGCTGATCTCCGAAGAGCATCTGCAATTGCAGGCGGTGTTCCTCGCGTTTCTGACACCGGAAATCTCGGCGGCGGTGCTTTCATATCTCAACGAATCGGTACAAAACGAAATTCTCTATCGGGTGGCGAAACTCAACGACGTCAACCGCGACGTGGTGGATGAACTGGACCGCCTGATCGAACGCGGCCTGTCGGTGCTTTCGGAGCACGGCTCGAAGGTGAAAGGCATCAAACAGGCGGCGGATATCGTCAACCGCTTTCAGGGCAACCAGCAGGTGATCCTCGACCAGATGCGCGAGCGTGACGAAAACGTGCTGGAGCAGCTCCAGGATGAGATGTATGACTTCTTTATCCTCAGCCGCCAGAACGAAGAGGTGCGCCGACGTCTGCTCGACGAAGTGCCGATGGAAGACTGGGCGGTGGCGCTGAAAGGTACTGAAGCTCTGCTGCGCCGTTCCATTTACGCGGTAATGCCAAAACGTCAGGCTCAGCAACTGGAAGCGATCACCGCGCGCCTGGGGCCGGTGCCGGTCAGCCGTATCGAACAGATCCGCCGCGAAATCATGGGCATTGCCCGTGAGCTGGAAGAGGCGGGCGAAATTCAGCTACAGCTTTTTGCGGAACAGACGGCGGAGTAACCCATGACCATTGAAACACTGCGCGGGCGTTATCGTCTGCACCGTTTTCCGCCGCGCCAGCGAGCTATGGCGAGTGAACCACTGACCGCAGGGATCAGCGCCGCCGACTACCAGCGCCAGTTAAAAGACGGTTTTCAGGAAGGGCTGCAAAAAGGCTTTGAGCAGGGGATGACCGAAGGGATCGACCAGGGATTTCTTGAAGGTCATCAAAAAGGGTTTGAAGATGGGCGACGCCAGGGCTACACCGAAGGCAGCCTCTCCGGGCAGCAGGAAGGGCGCAAGCAGTTTGTGGAGGCGGCGCAGCCGCTGGAAGCCATCAGCGGAAAAGTGAACGACTTCCTCGCCCATATCGAACGTAAACAGCGGGAAGATTTGCTGCAACTGGTGGAAAAAGTCACCCGCCAGGTGATCCGCTGCGAACTGGCGCTGCAACCGACGCAATTGCTGGCGCTGGTGGAAGAGGCGCTGGCGGCGTTCCCTTCCATGCCGGAAACCCTGCAAGTGATGATGAGTGCGGAAGAATTTAACCGCATCCGTGACGCGGTGCCGGAAAAAGTCAACGAATGGGGGCTGATGCCGTCACTCGACTTAGCGCCGGGTGAATGCCGGGTGATTACCGATAAATCCGAACTGGATATCGGCTGCGAGCACCGCCTTGAACAGTGCATGACAGCACTAAAAGAGACCCTAACGCCGGAGTCGCAAAGTGAGTGATTTTTCCGCTTTCGATAACGCCCTGCGCTCGCTGGAGTCGATCCCATTAGCCCGCGTCGCCGGGCGACTGGTGCGCCTTAACGGCATCCTGCTGGAGAGCGTCGGTTGCCCGCTAATGACCGGACAACTGTGCCGCATCGAAAGCGCCAACCACACGCTGATCGACGCGCAGGCCGTGGGATTTAATCGCGACATCACCTACTTAATGCCGTTTAAACAGCCGGTCGGCTTGATGGCGGGCGCGCGCGTCTTCCCGGAGGAAAAAGCCCACGACATCCTGATTGGCGAAAGCTGGCTAGGCCGCGTGGTGAATGGCCTCGGCGAGCCGCTGGATGGCAAAGGGCGCTTAAATGGCAGCGATCTTTTGCCGCCGCTGCCACCGTCGGTCAATCCCTTAACCCGGCGTTCAGTGGACGAACCGCTGGACGTGGGCGTGAAAGCGATCAACGGCCTGCTGACCATCGGCAAAGGCCAGCGCGTCGGGCTGATGGCGGGCAGCGGCGTGGGGAAAAGCGTGTTGCTGGGGATGATCACCCGCCAGACTAAAGCCGATATTGTGGTGGTCGGGCTGATTGGCGAGCGCGGGCGCGAAGTGAAAGAGTTTATCGACCACTCGCTGGGTGCGGACGGGCTGGCAAAGTCTATTGTTGTCGTCGCGCCTGCCGATGAATCGCCGCTGATGCGCCTGAAAGCCACCGAACTGTGCCACTCCATCGCCGCCTGGTTTCGCGACCGTGGGCATCACGTTTTACTGCTGGTGGATTCCCTGACCCGCTACGCGATGGCGCAGCGAGAAATCGCCCTCTCGCTTGGCGAACCACCCGCCACCAAAGGCTATCCGCCATCGGCATTCGGCATGATCCCCAAACTGGTCGAAAGTGCAGGCAACAGCGAAAGCACCGGCTCGATGACCGCCATCTACACCGTGCTGGCGGAAGGCGACGACCAGCAAGATCCGATTGTAGACTGCGCCCGCGCGGTGCTGGACGGGCATATTGTATTAACCCGCAAACTGGCGGAAGCGGGGCACTATCCGGCCATTGATATCGGCCAGTCGATCAGTCGCTGCATGAACCAGGTCACCAGCCTGGAACATCAGCAATCTGCCCGCGCGATGAAACAACACTACGCTGCCTATATGGAGATCAAACCGCTGATCCCGCTCGGCGGCTACGTGCCAGGTGCGGATGCCAGCGTCGACAAGGCGGTAAAAATGTACCCGACCATCGAGCGATTTCTACGTCAGGAGATGCGCGAACCCGCCTCCCTCGAACTGGTGCAAAGCCGCCTGCAAATCCTCTTTCCTGGCGTCAAAAAGGCAGAACAGTAACCATGCGACAAATCATCGACACGCTGGCGCAGTTGCAACGCCTGCGGGATAAATCGGTCAAGGACAAAACCGTCGAGCTGGCAAAGCAAAAACAGATTTGCGCGGGTTATGACAACAATATCAAAGCATTAGGTTACCTGGTGGAGAAAACCTCTGCGGGCGCGACGGCGTCGGTGGAATCGCTGAAAAATGTCAGCGGCTACAAAGGCACCCTGCGCAAGGTGATTGCCTGGCAGGAGCAGGAAAAAACGCTGGCTAACATCAAAGCCACGCGAATGCAGAAAAACCTGACGGCGGCGGCGTGCGAAGAGAAAGTGGTGGCTTTGACGCTGGACGACAAACGCCGCGAGCAGCAGGAAAGCGCCACGGCGAAAGCGCAAAAAGCGGTGGACGATATTGCGGTGCAGTGCTGGCTACGGCACAAATTAGCGGAGTAGCCATGAAAACGGTCATCACCTTCGGCACCTTCGATGTGTTTCATGTCGGTCATCTGCGTCTTTTACAACGCGCCCGCACGCTGGGCGAGCGGCTGCTGGTCGGCGTATCGTCCGACGCCCTGAACATCGCCAAAAAAGGCAGAGCACCGGTATACCATCAGGATGACCGCATGGCGATTATCGCCGGGCTGGCGTGCGTGGATGGCGTTTTTCTGGAGGAATCGCTGGAGCAGAAAGCAGAGTATTTGCGGGGGTACAGTGCAGATATTTTAGTGATGGGCGATGACTGGGCAGGGAAGTTTGATAGCTTTGCGTATATTTGTGAGGTGGTGTATTTTCCCCGCACGCCGTCGGTGTCGACGACGGGGATTATTGAGGTGATTAGGGGTAAATCAGCCACCTACTGATTTAATTCCCGTAGTGAGAGAAGATGATGCCGTCTGCCGTTTGGCTATGTTAAATATGTTTAAAAAATCGCGTTTTTTCGACATATCCCTAAAACATGTCGATGGCATAAACGTATTCCAACGACATGTTAAAAAATCGAATTTTATCGACATATCCCTGACGATTCCTTGTCCGCCAGCGCCTCCACAATCACCATCGCCGCCCGTTCCCCCGCCTTGCCATCCATAAACGCATCGCAATAGTGATGGCGAATCTCCGCCAGCTTCGCCTGCAACGCTTTCCAGTCAAACGCCTCTGACAGCAGATAACGCAGTTCCGCCATATCGTGGGCGACGGGTAATATCGCGCGGATTTGCTGGTCGGCGCTTTCGGGCGAGGAGTAGCTTTTCTCGCCATCGAGCAGTTCCGTCATGCCCGGAAAGTCGAGCAGGATCACCCGCTTATCAATATGGATAGCATCGAAAATAAAACCGCTGTTATCGGTCAGCACATAATCCGCTTTATCCAGCAGTGCCAGCGTGTGCTGAGCAGAGTCGGTGCGCTGTTTTAAATGCCTGCGCGCCAGGGCCAGCGATGCCGCTTCTTCCGGGCGCGAGCGGGTGCCGTGGTGTAGTTTGCAAATCAGGTTCACATCACCGCTTAAGCGTCCCAATTTTTCAGCCCAATGGGGCAGGGAGCTTAATGCACCAAACGTTGGGGCGTAGAGTACGGAGGGTTTACGCTCGTCCAGTTTGATATTTTCCGGCAACGCACGGTTGAACGTGCCGTTATGCCAGGCGTCAAAGCGCGGATTACCAACCACTTTCGCGCTGCCAAAATGCGCCAGCGCCTGCTGGCTGTAGTGGCTGTAACACAAAATGCGCTGATAAAAACGGTTCCAGTCGGCGTGGTTCCACGTTTCTTTGGCTAAGCCGTACATGGCGCGGACATTCACCGCTGCCAGGCCATTGAGCGCGAGTGTGTGGTAGGGGCTAACCAGGCATTTCACTCGCTGACCGTGTGCCTGCATTTCTGACAGACGCATACCTTTAAGCTGCGGATCGTCGATGCTTTTCAGCGTTTCCAGCA
It encodes:
- a CDS encoding adenylyltransferase/cytidyltransferase family protein, with amino-acid sequence MKTVITFGTFDVFHVGHLRLLQRARTLGERLLVGVSSDALNIAKKGRAPVYHQDDRMAIIAGLACVDGVFLEESLEQKAEYLRGYSADILVMGDDWAGKFDSFAYICEVVYFPRTPSVSTTGIIEVIRGKSATY
- the fliI gene encoding flagellar protein export ATPase FliI, with the translated sequence MSDFSAFDNALRSLESIPLARVAGRLVRLNGILLESVGCPLMTGQLCRIESANHTLIDAQAVGFNRDITYLMPFKQPVGLMAGARVFPEEKAHDILIGESWLGRVVNGLGEPLDGKGRLNGSDLLPPLPPSVNPLTRRSVDEPLDVGVKAINGLLTIGKGQRVGLMAGSGVGKSVLLGMITRQTKADIVVVGLIGERGREVKEFIDHSLGADGLAKSIVVVAPADESPLMRLKATELCHSIAAWFRDRGHHVLLLVDSLTRYAMAQREIALSLGEPPATKGYPPSAFGMIPKLVESAGNSESTGSMTAIYTVLAEGDDQQDPIVDCARAVLDGHIVLTRKLAEAGHYPAIDIGQSISRCMNQVTSLEHQQSARAMKQHYAAYMEIKPLIPLGGYVPGADASVDKAVKMYPTIERFLRQEMREPASLELVQSRLQILFPGVKKAEQ
- the fliJ gene encoding flagellar export protein FliJ: MRQIIDTLAQLQRLRDKSVKDKTVELAKQKQICAGYDNNIKALGYLVEKTSAGATASVESLKNVSGYKGTLRKVIAWQEQEKTLANIKATRMQKNLTAAACEEKVVALTLDDKRREQQESATAKAQKAVDDIAVQCWLRHKLAE
- a CDS encoding flagellar motor switch protein FliG is translated as MSELTTNKSNSYLEQAAILLLCLGEEAAATVMQKLSREEVVRLSENMARLSGVKTSMARKVINNFFDEFREQSGINGASRSMLQGILNKALGTEIASSVINGIYGDEIRSRMARLQWVEPRQLAMLISEEHLQLQAVFLAFLTPEISAAVLSYLNESVQNEILYRVAKLNDVNRDVVDELDRLIERGLSVLSEHGSKVKGIKQAADIVNRFQGNQQVILDQMRERDENVLEQLQDEMYDFFILSRQNEEVRRRLLDEVPMEDWAVALKGTEALLRRSIYAVMPKRQAQQLEAITARLGPVPVSRIEQIRREIMGIARELEEAGEIQLQLFAEQTAE
- the fliH gene encoding flagellar assembly protein FliH, which encodes MTIETLRGRYRLHRFPPRQRAMASEPLTAGISAADYQRQLKDGFQEGLQKGFEQGMTEGIDQGFLEGHQKGFEDGRRQGYTEGSLSGQQEGRKQFVEAAQPLEAISGKVNDFLAHIERKQREDLLQLVEKVTRQVIRCELALQPTQLLALVEEALAAFPSMPETLQVMMSAEEFNRIRDAVPEKVNEWGLMPSLDLAPGECRVITDKSELDIGCEHRLEQCMTALKETLTPESQSE